One segment of Streptomyces sp. TG1A-8 DNA contains the following:
- a CDS encoding uroporphyrinogen-III synthase produces the protein MYEEQQRPERPEHGPLAGFTVGVTAARRADELGALLQRRGAAVLHAPTLRIVPLADDGELLGATEEIIGRAPDIVVATTAIGFRGWIEAADGWGLGEQLLGRLRGVALLARGPKVKGAIRAVGLTEEWSPSSESMAEVLDRLLQEGVEGRRIAVQLHGEPLPGCVEALRAAGAEVLPVPVYRWMPPEDIGPVDRLLDAAVSRGLDALTFTSAPAAASLLSRAEERGLLGELLAALGHDVLPACVGPVTALPLQARGVDTVQPERFRLGPLVQLLCRELPGRARTLPVAGHRVQIRGHAVLVDEDLRPVPPAGMSLLRALARRPGWVVARSELLRALPGAGRDEHAVETAMARLRTALGAPKLIQTVVKRGYRLALDPVAGTKYADA, from the coding sequence ATGTACGAGGAACAGCAGCGACCGGAGCGGCCGGAGCACGGACCGCTCGCCGGGTTCACCGTGGGAGTCACGGCCGCACGCCGCGCCGACGAACTGGGCGCGTTGCTCCAGCGGCGCGGTGCCGCCGTCCTGCACGCGCCGACCCTGCGCATCGTGCCGCTCGCCGACGACGGCGAACTGCTCGGCGCCACCGAGGAGATCATCGGCCGGGCGCCCGACATCGTGGTCGCCACGACCGCGATCGGGTTCCGGGGATGGATCGAGGCCGCCGACGGGTGGGGGCTCGGGGAGCAGTTGCTCGGGCGGCTGCGCGGTGTCGCCCTGCTCGCCCGCGGGCCCAAGGTCAAGGGCGCCATACGGGCCGTCGGGCTGACCGAGGAGTGGTCACCGTCCAGCGAGTCCATGGCCGAGGTGCTCGACCGGCTGCTGCAGGAGGGCGTCGAGGGGCGCCGCATCGCCGTCCAGCTGCACGGGGAGCCGCTGCCGGGATGCGTGGAGGCGCTGCGGGCCGCGGGGGCGGAGGTGCTGCCGGTGCCGGTGTACCGGTGGATGCCGCCGGAGGACATCGGGCCCGTGGACCGGCTGCTGGACGCGGCCGTCTCGCGCGGCCTGGACGCGCTCACCTTCACCAGCGCGCCCGCCGCCGCGTCGCTGCTGTCGCGGGCCGAGGAGCGGGGGCTGCTCGGCGAACTGCTGGCCGCGCTGGGCCACGACGTGCTGCCCGCGTGCGTGGGTCCGGTGACCGCGCTGCCCCTGCAGGCGCGGGGCGTGGACACCGTGCAGCCGGAGCGGTTCCGGCTCGGGCCGCTCGTGCAGCTGCTGTGCCGGGAACTGCCCGGCCGGGCGCGGACGCTGCCGGTCGCCGGGCACCGGGTGCAGATCCGGGGGCACGCGGTGCTGGTGGACGAGGACCTGAGGCCGGTGCCGCCCGCCGGGATGTCCCTGCTGCGGGCGCTGGCGCGGCGGCCGGGATGGGTGGTGGCGCGGTCCGAGCTGCTGCGGGCGCTGCCCGGGGCGGGGCGGGACGAGCACGCGGTGGAGACGGCGATGGCGCGCTTGCGCACGGCGCTGGGGGCGCCGAAGCTGATCCAGACCGTGGTCAAACGGGGGTACCGGCTGGCGCTGGACCCGGTGGCCGGCACGAAGTACGCGGACGCGTGA
- a CDS encoding NarK/NasA family nitrate transporter, with the protein MTAPAPNRRSRWIEHWDPEDEGFWRETGQKVAHRNLWFSVLSEHVGFSVWTLWSVLVLFMGPEYGLSPADKFLLTSTVTLVGAVVRVPYTFAVAVFGGRNWTIISAGLLLVPTVAALVVMEPGTSFSTFLLVGLLAGIGGGNFASSMTNINAFFPLRRKGWALGLNAGGGNIGVPVIQLVALAIIGAGGGPRVLLGIYVPLIVVAAGLAAVFMDNLASVRNDTGAARDAAKEGHTWVMAFLYTGTFGSFIGYSFAFGQVLTNQFGRTPLQAAYLTFIGPLLGSLARPVGGRLADRYGGARITLWNYVGMAAATTVLVAAGMHRSLPLFAGAFVVLFALSGLGNGSTYKMIPGIFQAKALARGLVGEDAVRCGRRLSGAAMGLIGAVGALGGVGINLALRQSFLSYGSGTGAFVAFLAYYAACFALTWAVYLRHPAGEARAATAARDEPRLGYAEV; encoded by the coding sequence ATGACTGCCCCAGCCCCCAACCGCCGCAGCCGCTGGATCGAGCACTGGGATCCGGAGGACGAGGGTTTCTGGAGGGAGACCGGGCAGAAGGTCGCCCACCGGAACCTGTGGTTCTCCGTGCTCTCGGAGCACGTCGGCTTCTCCGTCTGGACCCTGTGGTCGGTGCTCGTGCTGTTCATGGGGCCCGAATACGGGCTCTCCCCGGCGGACAAGTTCCTGCTGACCTCCACGGTCACGCTCGTGGGCGCCGTGGTCCGGGTGCCCTACACCTTCGCCGTGGCCGTCTTCGGCGGGCGCAACTGGACGATCATCTCGGCGGGCCTGCTGCTGGTGCCGACCGTCGCGGCCCTCGTCGTGATGGAGCCGGGGACGTCCTTCTCCACCTTCCTGCTGGTGGGGCTGCTGGCCGGCATCGGCGGCGGGAACTTCGCCTCCAGCATGACCAACATCAACGCCTTCTTCCCGCTGAGGAGGAAGGGGTGGGCCCTCGGGCTCAACGCCGGCGGCGGGAACATCGGCGTGCCCGTCATCCAGCTGGTCGCCCTCGCGATCATCGGAGCCGGCGGCGGGCCGCGCGTGCTGCTCGGGATCTACGTCCCGCTGATCGTCGTCGCCGCCGGCCTCGCCGCCGTCTTCATGGACAACCTCGCCTCCGTGCGCAACGACACCGGTGCGGCCAGGGACGCCGCGAAGGAGGGGCACACCTGGGTCATGGCCTTCCTCTATACCGGCACCTTCGGGTCGTTCATCGGCTACAGCTTCGCCTTCGGGCAGGTGCTGACCAACCAGTTCGGGCGCACCCCGCTGCAGGCCGCCTACCTCACCTTCATCGGCCCGCTGCTCGGCTCCCTCGCCCGGCCCGTCGGCGGCCGGCTCGCCGACCGGTACGGCGGTGCCCGCATCACCCTGTGGAACTACGTCGGCATGGCCGCCGCCACCACCGTCCTGGTCGCCGCCGGCATGCACCGGTCGCTGCCGCTGTTCGCGGGCGCCTTCGTGGTGCTGTTCGCGCTCAGCGGGCTCGGCAACGGCTCGACGTACAAGATGATCCCCGGCATCTTCCAGGCCAAGGCCCTCGCCCGGGGGCTCGTCGGGGAGGACGCCGTCCGCTGCGGGCGACGCCTGTCCGGCGCCGCCATGGGACTCATCGGCGCGGTCGGCGCGCTCGGCGGCGTCGGCATCAACCTCGCCCTCCGGCAGTCCTTCCTGTCCTACGGCTCCGGCACCGGCGCCTTCGTCGCCTTCCTCGCCTACTACGCCGCCTGCTTCGCCCTTACCTGGGCCGTATACCTTCGTCATCCGGCCGGTGAGGCGCGGGCCGCCACCGCCGCCCGGGACGAGCCGCGGCTCGGCTACGCCGAGGTGTGA
- a CDS encoding ABATE domain-containing protein, which translates to MALDAAATVPYGPRFDAGRICLELLATAHPAERLDSVGPLRAWITACGLVPPGTPLGHADASWPAAFRELRTIVDRLVRGTAEAGAPPHGPALGRLNEAARAAAPPAPCAVRGADGTLVRELAAPPTCGQLLAVVARDAVELLTDPVARAAVRQCEGGDCPLVYLDTSRGRRRRWCSSAVCGNRARVARHRRRAAVTRT; encoded by the coding sequence ATGGCACTGGATGCGGCGGCCACGGTCCCGTACGGGCCGCGCTTCGACGCGGGGCGGATCTGCCTGGAGCTGCTCGCGACCGCCCACCCGGCCGAACGGCTGGACTCCGTCGGGCCGTTGCGGGCCTGGATCACCGCCTGCGGGCTCGTGCCACCCGGCACCCCGCTGGGGCACGCCGACGCCTCCTGGCCGGCCGCGTTCCGCGAACTGCGCACGATCGTCGACCGGTTGGTGCGCGGCACGGCGGAGGCGGGAGCACCGCCGCACGGCCCCGCGCTCGGCCGGCTCAACGAGGCCGCCCGTGCCGCCGCGCCCCCCGCTCCGTGCGCGGTGCGCGGTGCGGACGGCACGCTGGTGCGGGAGCTGGCGGCGCCGCCGACGTGCGGGCAACTGCTGGCGGTGGTCGCCCGGGACGCCGTGGAACTGCTCACCGACCCCGTGGCGCGGGCCGCCGTCCGGCAGTGCGAGGGGGGCGACTGCCCCCTCGTGTACCTGGACACCTCCCGGGGACGCCGGCGGCGCTGGTGCTCCAGCGCGGTCTGCGGGAACCGGGCGCGGGTGGCCCGCCACCGCCGCCGCGCGGCCGTGACGCGCACCTGA
- a CDS encoding sigma-70 family RNA polymerase sigma factor produces the protein MGVRKDAAVAKERGSRARHRMSSQPAEPDEELMRALYREHAGPLLAYVLRLVAGDRQRAEDVVQETLIRAWKNAGQLNRATGSVRPWLVTVARRIVIDGHRSRQARPQEVDPSPLEVIPAEDEIDKALWLMTLSDALDDLTPAHREVLVETYFKGRTVNEAAETLGIPSGTVRSRVFYALRSMKLALEERGVTA, from the coding sequence GTGGGCGTGCGCAAGGATGCGGCCGTGGCCAAGGAACGTGGATCGAGGGCCCGACATCGCATGTCCTCACAGCCCGCCGAACCCGACGAGGAGTTGATGCGCGCCCTGTACCGGGAGCACGCCGGTCCTCTGCTCGCGTACGTCCTCAGGCTGGTCGCCGGAGACCGGCAGCGCGCCGAGGACGTCGTACAGGAAACGCTCATCCGTGCCTGGAAGAACGCCGGTCAGCTCAATCGGGCGACCGGTTCGGTACGCCCCTGGCTGGTGACGGTCGCGCGCCGCATCGTCATCGACGGCCACCGCAGCCGGCAGGCCCGGCCGCAGGAGGTCGATCCGTCGCCGCTGGAGGTCATCCCCGCGGAGGACGAGATCGACAAGGCGCTGTGGCTGATGACGCTGTCGGACGCGCTCGACGACCTGACCCCGGCCCACCGGGAGGTACTCGTCGAGACGTACTTCAAGGGGCGTACGGTCAACGAGGCGGCCGAGACGCTGGGCATCCCGAGCGGCACGGTCCGCTCCCGGGTGTTCTACGCCCTGCGGTCGATGAAGCTGGCACTGGAGGAGCGGGGGGTGACGGCGTGA
- a CDS encoding anti-sigma factor yields MSPSQGPVPREHETVGAYALGILDDAEATAFEAHLAGCEWCARQLDELAGMEPMLAALADLPGSGSTPAIGESLSARPAPRLVEKLVDEVAEHRARKRRRGFYTVAAAAALIIAGPLAVAAVNGGPDGGGQVAAAPAQAQFQNTADRRTATDPTTHVTATVALQEKAWGTQGVLRLKNVKGPLKCSLVLVAKDGQRVTMSSWSVPAWGYGVPGARTEQSKKPLYIGGAAAFKPNEIDHFEVVTFDGKKLVQVDA; encoded by the coding sequence ATGAGCCCCAGCCAGGGACCGGTGCCCAGGGAGCACGAGACCGTCGGCGCCTACGCCCTCGGGATCCTGGACGACGCCGAGGCCACCGCCTTCGAGGCCCACCTCGCCGGCTGCGAGTGGTGCGCCCGCCAACTGGACGAACTGGCCGGGATGGAGCCGATGCTGGCCGCGCTCGCGGACCTGCCGGGCTCCGGCAGCACGCCCGCGATCGGCGAGTCGCTGTCGGCCCGGCCCGCTCCGCGGCTGGTGGAGAAGCTGGTCGACGAGGTCGCCGAGCACCGGGCGCGCAAGCGCCGGCGCGGTTTCTACACGGTCGCGGCGGCGGCCGCGCTGATCATCGCCGGACCGCTGGCGGTGGCGGCGGTGAACGGCGGCCCGGACGGCGGCGGCCAGGTGGCCGCGGCCCCCGCCCAGGCGCAGTTCCAGAACACGGCCGACAGGAGGACGGCGACCGACCCGACGACCCACGTCACCGCGACGGTCGCCCTCCAGGAGAAGGCCTGGGGCACCCAGGGCGTGCTGCGGCTGAAGAACGTGAAGGGCCCACTCAAGTGCTCCCTGGTCCTCGTCGCGAAGGACGGCCAGCGCGTGACCATGTCGTCCTGGTCCGTACCCGCCTGGGGCTACGGCGTCCCGGGGGCCCGGACGGAGCAGTCGAAGAAACCGCTCTACATCGGCGGCGCCGCGGCCTTCAAGCCGAACGAGATCGACCACTTCGAGGTCGTGACCTTCGACGGCAAGAAGCTCGTGCAGGTCGACGCGTAG
- a CDS encoding UvrD-helicase domain-containing protein yields the protein MAAQVQQSAVDPVQDARDSVRDREIGVEQEHLDRVYRRLEEKIHEAEFLMHDAAKRGQVGTPGALAERDAQVFRAGIHLNRLNNEFEDFLFGRVDLLLGKDGRKGPDGAYTAVEPAEGAVRADNTADIAETLHIGRIGVLDEDYAPLVIDWRAPAAAPFYRATPVDPGRVVRRRVIRSKGRRVLGVEDDLMRPELTAFLDGRELPVIGDGALMAALGQARSHTMRDIVASIQAEQDLVIRAPAASVTYVEGGPGTGKTAVALHRAAYLLYQDRRRYAGGILIVSPTPLLVAYTEGVLPSLGEEGQVAIRAIGSLVDGVEATLYDSPAVARAKGSSRMLKVLRKAARGALELGPGAGAPAGQLTLDDDADSAPPAPAGPPARLRVVAFGRRLELEAAELERVRRTALGGTAPVNLLRPRARKLLLDALWAKSGAATRHTDPELAAELRSSFDEDVAGEDAFLAFLDAWWPELTPKAVLAAMADERRLGRWARRILNPGEVRKVARSLRRDGHSVHDVALLDELQAVLGAPARPRRKRELDPLDQLTGLEELMPVREETQRERAERLAQERIEYAHVIVDEAQDLTPMQWRMVGRRGRHATWTVVGDPAQSSWSDPDEAAEARDEALGTRPRRRFELTVNYRNPAEIAELAARVLALAMPGSRAPSAVRSTGIEPRFTVVRGSLEKTVRSAAEELLSLVDGTVGVVVAMNRREEARRWLAGLGGRVVALGSLEAKGLEYDATVVVSPAEIADESPAGLRVLYVALTRATQQLTVVSGERDEPDAAGVPDLLRD from the coding sequence GTGGCCGCTCAGGTTCAGCAGTCCGCGGTCGACCCGGTACAGGACGCACGGGATTCCGTGCGTGACCGGGAGATCGGCGTCGAACAGGAACACCTGGACCGGGTGTACCGGCGACTCGAGGAGAAGATCCACGAGGCCGAGTTCCTGATGCACGACGCGGCCAAGCGCGGCCAGGTGGGCACGCCGGGCGCGCTGGCCGAGCGGGACGCGCAGGTCTTCCGGGCGGGCATCCACCTGAACCGGCTCAACAACGAGTTCGAGGACTTCCTCTTCGGCCGGGTCGACCTGTTGCTAGGCAAGGACGGCAGGAAGGGCCCCGACGGGGCGTACACGGCGGTGGAGCCCGCGGAGGGCGCCGTCCGGGCCGACAACACCGCCGACATCGCCGAGACCCTGCACATCGGCCGGATCGGCGTGCTCGACGAGGACTACGCCCCGCTGGTCATCGACTGGCGCGCCCCGGCCGCCGCCCCCTTCTACCGGGCCACGCCCGTGGACCCGGGGCGGGTCGTGCGGCGCCGGGTCATCCGCTCCAAGGGGCGCCGCGTCCTCGGGGTCGAGGACGACCTGATGCGGCCGGAACTGACGGCCTTCCTCGACGGCCGCGAGCTGCCCGTCATCGGCGACGGCGCCCTGATGGCCGCCCTCGGCCAGGCCCGCAGCCACACCATGCGGGACATTGTCGCCTCCATCCAGGCCGAGCAGGACCTCGTGATCCGGGCCCCCGCCGCCTCCGTGACGTACGTCGAGGGCGGGCCGGGCACCGGCAAGACGGCGGTCGCCCTGCACCGCGCGGCCTACCTGCTCTACCAGGACCGCAGACGCTACGCGGGCGGCATCCTGATCGTCTCGCCGACCCCGTTGCTGGTGGCCTACACCGAGGGTGTGCTGCCCTCGCTCGGCGAGGAGGGCCAAGTCGCGATCCGCGCGATCGGCTCGCTCGTCGACGGCGTCGAGGCCACGCTGTACGACTCCCCGGCCGTGGCCCGCGCCAAGGGCTCGTCCCGGATGCTGAAGGTGCTGCGGAAGGCGGCCCGCGGCGCCCTGGAGCTGGGGCCGGGCGCGGGTGCCCCGGCCGGGCAGCTCACCCTGGACGACGACGCGGACAGCGCGCCGCCCGCCCCCGCCGGCCCGCCCGCCCGGCTCAGGGTCGTCGCCTTCGGCCGCCGCCTGGAGCTGGAGGCGGCGGAGCTGGAACGCGTGCGCCGCACCGCCCTGGGCGGCACCGCGCCGGTCAACCTGCTGCGCCCGCGCGCCCGCAAGCTGCTCCTGGACGCGCTGTGGGCGAAGTCCGGCGCCGCCACCCGGCACACCGACCCGGAACTCGCGGCCGAGCTGCGCTCCTCCTTCGACGAGGACGTCGCCGGCGAGGACGCCTTCCTCGCCTTCCTCGACGCCTGGTGGCCCGAGCTGACCCCGAAGGCGGTCCTGGCCGCCATGGCCGACGAGAGGCGGCTCGGCCGCTGGGCCCGCCGGATCCTCAACCCCGGCGAGGTCCGCAAGGTCGCCCGCTCGCTGAGGCGGGACGGGCACTCGGTGCACGACGTGGCCCTGCTGGACGAACTGCAGGCGGTCCTCGGCGCGCCGGCCCGCCCGCGCAGGAAGCGCGAACTGGACCCGCTGGACCAGCTCACCGGCCTGGAGGAGCTGATGCCGGTGCGCGAGGAGACCCAGCGCGAGCGGGCCGAACGGCTGGCGCAGGAGCGCATCGAGTACGCGCACGTCATCGTGGACGAGGCGCAGGACCTCACACCGATGCAGTGGCGCATGGTCGGCCGCCGCGGCCGGCACGCCACCTGGACGGTGGTGGGCGACCCGGCCCAGTCCTCCTGGTCCGACCCGGACGAGGCGGCCGAGGCCCGCGACGAGGCGCTCGGCACCCGGCCCCGGCGCCGCTTCGAACTCACGGTCAACTACCGCAACCCGGCCGAGATCGCCGAGCTGGCCGCCCGGGTCCTGGCCCTGGCGATGCCCGGCTCCCGGGCGCCGTCGGCCGTGCGGTCCACCGGGATCGAGCCCCGCTTCACCGTGGTCCGCGGCTCCCTGGAGAAGACGGTGCGCTCGGCGGCCGAGGAACTGCTGTCTCTGGTGGACGGCACGGTCGGCGTGGTCGTCGCGATGAACCGGCGCGAGGAGGCCCGGCGCTGGCTGGCCGGGCTCGGCGGCCGGGTGGTGGCGCTGGGCAGCCTGGAGGCCAAGGGACTGGAGTACGACGCGACGGTCGTCGTCTCCCCGGCGGAGATCGCGGACGAGTCCCCGGCCGGCCTGCGCGTGCTGTACGTGGCGCTGACCCGGGCCACGCAGCAGCTCACGGTGGTCTCGGGGGAGCGGGACGAGCCGGACGCGGCGGGGGTGCCGGACCTGCTCCGGGACTGA
- a CDS encoding NAD-dependent malic enzyme, giving the protein MATAPSVSYSMTIRLEVPASGTAVSQLTTAVESSGGSVTGLDVTASGHEKLRIDVTIAASSTAHADQIVQQLRGIEGVTLGKVSDRTFLMHLGGKIEMQSKHPIRNRDDLSMVYTPGVARVCMAIAENPEDARRLTIKRNSVAVVTDGSAVLGLGNIGPKAALPVMEGKAALFKRFAGIDAWPLCLDTQDTDAIVEIVKAIAPGFAGINLEDISAPRCFEIEARLREALDIPVFHDDQHGTAIVVLAALTNALRVTGKAIEDIRVVMSGAGAAGTAILKLLLAAGLKNAVVADIHGVVHSGREDLVRAPADSPLCWIADNTNPEGLSGTLKEAVRGADVFIGVSAPNVLDGDDVAAMADDAIVFALANPDPEVDPAVARQTAAVVATGRSDFPNQINNVLVFPGVFRGLLDAQSRTVNTKMMLAAAKALADVVTEDELNPNYIVPSVFNDKVAGAVAGAVREAARAAGTTA; this is encoded by the coding sequence ATGGCAACGGCGCCCAGCGTCTCCTACTCGATGACCATCCGGCTGGAGGTGCCCGCGAGCGGAACCGCCGTCTCGCAGCTCACCACGGCCGTGGAGTCCTCCGGAGGCTCGGTGACCGGCCTCGACGTCACCGCGTCCGGCCACGAGAAGCTCCGCATCGACGTCACGATCGCGGCCAGCTCGACGGCGCACGCCGACCAGATCGTGCAGCAGTTGCGCGGCATCGAGGGCGTCACCCTGGGCAAGGTCTCCGACCGTACGTTCCTGATGCACCTCGGCGGCAAGATCGAGATGCAGTCCAAGCACCCCATCCGCAACCGTGACGACCTGTCCATGGTCTACACGCCGGGTGTGGCCCGGGTCTGCATGGCCATCGCCGAGAACCCCGAGGACGCCCGCCGCCTGACCATCAAGCGCAACTCCGTCGCGGTCGTGACGGACGGCTCGGCCGTGCTGGGGCTCGGCAACATCGGCCCTAAGGCCGCCCTTCCGGTCATGGAGGGCAAGGCGGCCCTCTTCAAGCGGTTCGCCGGCATCGACGCCTGGCCGCTCTGCCTGGACACCCAGGACACCGACGCCATCGTCGAGATCGTCAAGGCGATCGCCCCCGGGTTCGCTGGCATCAACCTGGAGGACATCTCCGCGCCCCGCTGCTTCGAGATCGAGGCGCGGCTGCGCGAGGCCCTGGACATCCCCGTCTTCCACGACGACCAGCACGGCACCGCGATCGTGGTCCTCGCTGCCCTCACCAACGCGCTGCGCGTCACCGGCAAGGCGATCGAGGACATCCGGGTGGTCATGTCCGGTGCCGGCGCGGCCGGCACCGCCATCCTCAAGCTGCTCCTGGCCGCGGGTCTGAAGAACGCCGTCGTCGCCGACATCCACGGTGTCGTGCACTCCGGCCGCGAGGACCTGGTCCGGGCCCCGGCCGACTCCCCGCTGTGCTGGATCGCCGACAACACCAACCCCGAGGGGCTGTCCGGCACCCTGAAGGAGGCCGTGCGCGGCGCCGACGTCTTCATCGGCGTCTCCGCCCCGAACGTCCTGGACGGCGACGACGTGGCCGCCATGGCCGACGACGCGATCGTGTTCGCGCTCGCGAACCCCGATCCCGAGGTCGACCCCGCGGTCGCCCGGCAGACGGCCGCCGTGGTCGCCACCGGCCGCTCCGACTTCCCGAACCAGATCAACAACGTGCTGGTCTTCCCGGGCGTCTTCCGCGGCCTGCTGGACGCCCAGTCCCGCACCGTCAACACCAAGATGATGCTCGCGGCCGCGAAGGCCCTCGCCGACGTGGTCACCGAGGACGAGCTGAACCCGAACTACATCGTCCCCAGCGTCTTCAACGACAAGGTCGCCGGCGCGGTGGCCGGTGCGGTCCGCGAGGCGGCCAGGGCGGCGGGGACGACGGCGTAG
- a CDS encoding HU family DNA-binding protein translates to MNRSELVAALADRAEVTRKDADAVLAAFADVVGDIVSKGDEKVTIPGFLTFERTHRAARTARNPQTGEPIDIPAGYSVKVSAGSKLKEAAKGK, encoded by the coding sequence ATGAACCGCAGTGAGCTGGTGGCCGCGCTGGCCGACCGCGCCGAGGTGACCCGCAAGGACGCCGACGCCGTTCTGGCCGCGTTCGCCGACGTCGTCGGCGACATCGTCTCCAAGGGCGACGAGAAGGTCACCATCCCCGGCTTCCTGACCTTCGAGCGCACCCACCGTGCCGCTCGTACCGCTCGCAACCCGCAGACCGGTGAGCCCATCGACATCCCGGCCGGCTACAGCGTGAAGGTCTCCGCGGGCTCCAAGCTCAAGGAAGCGGCCAAGGGCAAGTAA
- the murA gene encoding UDP-N-acetylglucosamine 1-carboxyvinyltransferase, with the protein MTVNDDVLLVHGGTPLEGEIRVRGAKNLVPKAMVAALLGSAPSRLRNVPDIRDVRVVRGLLQLHGVTVRPGEEPGELVLDPTHVESANVADIDAHAGSSRIPILFCGPLLHRLGHAFIPGLGGCDIGGRPIDFHFDVLRQFGATIEKRADGQYLEAPQRLRGTKIRLPYPSVGTTEQVLLTAVLAEGVTELSNAAVEPEIEDLICVLQKMGAIIAMDTDRTIRITGVDRLSGYTHAALPDRLEAASWASAALATNGNIHVRGAQQRSMMTFLNTYRKVGGAFEIDDEGIRFWHPGGRLKSIALETDVHPGFQTDWQQPLVVALTQATGLSIIHETVYESRLGFTSALNQMGAHIQLYRECLGGSDCRFGQRNFLHSAVVSGPTKLQGADLVIPDLRGGFSYLIAALAAEGTSRVHGIDLINRGYENFMEKLVELGAKVELPGKALG; encoded by the coding sequence ATGACCGTCAACGACGATGTCCTGCTTGTCCACGGCGGAACCCCGCTGGAGGGCGAGATCCGTGTCCGCGGTGCGAAGAACCTCGTGCCGAAGGCCATGGTCGCCGCCCTGCTGGGCAGCGCGCCGAGCCGACTGCGCAACGTTCCGGACATCCGTGACGTGCGGGTCGTCCGGGGGCTGCTCCAGCTGCACGGGGTGACGGTCCGGCCGGGCGAGGAGCCCGGTGAGCTGGTCCTGGACCCGACGCACGTCGAGAGCGCGAACGTCGCCGACATCGACGCCCACGCGGGTTCGAGCCGTATCCCGATCCTGTTCTGCGGCCCGCTGCTGCACCGCCTCGGGCACGCGTTCATCCCGGGCCTCGGCGGCTGCGACATCGGCGGCCGGCCCATCGACTTCCACTTCGACGTGCTGCGGCAGTTCGGCGCGACGATCGAGAAGCGGGCGGACGGCCAGTACCTGGAGGCGCCGCAGCGGCTGCGGGGCACCAAGATCCGGCTGCCGTACCCCTCGGTCGGCACGACCGAGCAGGTGCTGCTGACCGCCGTGCTCGCCGAGGGCGTGACGGAGCTGTCCAACGCGGCCGTCGAACCGGAGATCGAGGACCTGATCTGCGTCCTGCAGAAGATGGGCGCGATCATCGCGATGGACACCGACCGCACGATCCGCATCACCGGTGTGGACCGGCTCAGCGGCTACACCCACGCGGCCCTGCCGGACCGCCTGGAGGCCGCGTCCTGGGCGTCGGCGGCGCTGGCGACCAACGGCAACATCCACGTCCGCGGCGCCCAGCAGCGCTCGATGATGACGTTCCTGAACACCTACCGGAAGGTGGGCGGCGCCTTCGAGATCGACGACGAGGGCATCCGCTTCTGGCACCCCGGCGGCCGGCTGAAGTCCATCGCGCTGGAGACGGACGTGCACCCCGGCTTCCAGACCGACTGGCAGCAGCCCCTGGTGGTCGCGCTCACCCAGGCGACCGGCCTGTCCATCATCCACGAGACGGTGTACGAGTCCCGGCTGGGCTTCACCTCCGCGCTGAACCAGATGGGCGCGCACATCCAGCTCTACCGCGAGTGCCTGGGCGGCTCCGACTGCCGCTTCGGCCAGCGCAACTTCCTGCACTCCGCGGTCGTGTCCGGTCCCACCAAGCTCCAGGGCGCCGACCTGGTCATCCCCGACCTGCGCGGCGGCTTCTCCTACCTGATCGCCGCCCTGGCGGCCGAGGGCACCTCCCGGGTCCACGGCATCGACCTGATCAACCGCGGCTACGAGAACTTCATGGAGAAGCTCGTGGAACTGGGCGCGAAGGTGGAGCTGCCGGGCAAGGCGCTCGGCTAG
- a CDS encoding YqgE/AlgH family protein, with product MTEVSSLTGRLLVATPALADPNFDRAVVLLLDHDEEGSLGVVLNRPTPVDVGDILEGWAGLTGEPGVVFQGGPVSLDSALGVAVIPGDGDPAPLGWRRVHGAIGLVDLEAPPELLASALGSLRIFAGYAGWGPGQLEDELVEGAWYVVESEPGDVSSPAPERLWREVLRRQRNELAMVATYPDDPSLN from the coding sequence ATGACCGAGGTGTCCTCGCTCACAGGGCGGCTGCTCGTGGCCACACCCGCTCTGGCGGACCCGAACTTCGACCGCGCGGTGGTGCTCCTCCTCGACCACGACGAGGAGGGTTCCCTCGGCGTCGTCCTCAACCGCCCCACCCCGGTGGACGTGGGCGACATCCTGGAGGGCTGGGCCGGCCTCACCGGCGAGCCCGGCGTGGTCTTCCAGGGCGGTCCCGTCTCGCTGGACTCGGCGCTCGGCGTCGCGGTGATCCCGGGCGACGGCGACCCCGCCCCGCTCGGCTGGCGGCGGGTGCACGGCGCGATCGGCCTGGTCGACCTGGAGGCACCCCCGGAACTGCTCGCCTCCGCCCTCGGCTCGCTGAGGATCTTCGCCGGGTACGCGGGCTGGGGCCCCGGTCAGCTGGAGGACGAACTGGTGGAGGGCGCCTGGTACGTCGTCGAGTCCGAGCCCGGCGACGTCTCCTCCCCGGCCCCGGAGAGACTGTGGCGGGAAGTGCTCCGGCGCCAGCGCAACGAGCTGGCGATGGTGGCCACGTATCCGGACGACCCTTCGCTCAACTGA